In the Canis lupus dingo isolate Sandy chromosome 28, ASM325472v2, whole genome shotgun sequence genome, TGGATGTCTAGCCAAGAGCATCTGGTCTAATTGCTTCTACAtgaaaggcccagagaagttgGGATAGGCCTGAGTTATCAAGAAGGACTTCTGGAAAGCATGTTGACTTCAGACTTCTTTGGGAATCTGTTCTAACTGAGATTAGAACTTGAGGGACTCCAGGGTTTCAGATCTGATAATGTCCCTGGATCTCCTATACTGAGCTGTTTCCGAGTGATATGGACCtatttcaacaaacaaaaaaggcacCAGCAATATACTAGCTCACAAGCAGTTCCCAGGCGACAAAGCAAACActggaaaagaggagaaacatTTTAAAGCCGCTTAAGACAGTATATGGTTAAGCATTCAAATGATGCCATTGAGGTGAGTGTAAAATGTGTCTCAGACAGTTGTCTTGCAGGATCTCTGAGGATACAAAGTGGAATGTGGGTCTTAAAATTAGGGAGGGGTGCTCTTCCCTGAAAAAGTAGGAGAACAAGAGACCACCAGGTAACTCACTCTCATGTCTACAAGAAGGACCAGGCCATGAGCTGGGGTTGGGGATGGGAATGAAGACATATAAAAGTTGCCAAGTGATAGGATAGGGAAGTGGTACCAAGAGAGTTCGTTAACATCTTGTTTCCAAGACACAGAAGATTAGacttcaagtgtgtgtgtgtgtgtgtgtgtgtgtgtgtgtgtgtgctggtcGGTCAAGGAGAGGGGGTCTTCACCTGAGGGTGAACAGTAACAGCTCCTTCCTAGAATTGTGATGAAGGCTTACTGAACTGATTCAGAAAAAGATTGTGCGTTCTACAGTGTATAGTGAGCACTTAGTAAATAAACACATCCTCGGGTGTGGTACCTAAACTTCCTTGTGAAGTGATTACTCCTGTGAAAAGGGGGGTTTGGCTTATGTAAATGGGGTGTCAGAAGAGAGAAATTAGTTTCAAGCACAGATCCAGAAGTTTAACAATATCATcagatctttctctctttccctctttctctctttccctctctttctctctttccctctctttctctctctccctccctctctctctacctctctctctctctctctcagtctctctctctctctctcttttggtttccccctctcccttcatCTTCTCTGACTTTGGACATGAGGCTCCTTATCAGGCAATCTTTCTATAGGTAGTAGGAAAGATGTTCTCTGGCATCTCCGGGTTTATCTGGCCCATaatgacataatttttttaagttttacttttatcACATGCATCTGATTTAAAGGATAGACTAACTCTTAAGGGAGCACTTCTATGAAAACAACACTTTTTACCTCCTGTTTCATTGCCTCTCTTGGAGTCATCACTTTTCAAACTTTCTGgctgattttctttctatttatctcTCAATAATATGATcggttttgattttttatttttcaacattataGCATGAATTTTCTCTGTACAAATTAGACAATTTACCCCACTATAGAAATCCACTATTTCCAACATCTAGCTCCCAATTTAGTTAAATTACTCCTTGGTTAGATCATTGTTCAATAATTATATTACTATAACTATGCAAATGATACTCTGCTGAGTCAAGTAGTTATGATTACTTTTGCTTCTTACATAACTTTGTTTAATTGGAACAAATGTCTTTTTCTgtacttctgcttttcttttcctttttccttagttTTCTATAGGTTTGCCATCATGTCAACCCCAAATTCTCCTGTTGTCTAATTCTCCTCTCAAGATGTGCAGATATTCTATGGCTTTCGTTTTCTTACAAGAAATCTCTCCCAGAATCATCTAACACATACCAATCTGGACTCTTTTACCCTTCAGGCCTGGTGTGCAGATCTCACTGGGGATCTCTTCTTACTGTCATCCTGGGAATTGTCTTCCTTGTTTCCTGTATTGATCTCCCATTAATGTATCTCTCACATTTTCTTCCTTAGAGGTGCATATGCTTATTTTTGGTGGAGCATATCTTGAAGTGCTTCCTGGCCAAGGGTGTGAGGGAAGTATAATTTGGAGATCttatatatctgaaaatatttattatagtcGTCCACTTAAAGGATAGTTTGGTTGGGAATAAATTCTAGATTGGAGatcatttttctttgcaattttgaATGCATTGCTTTATTCTCTTTCCAAGCTCTCAGTGTTATTTTTGAGAATTCCAAAGTGCTTCTGGTGTCTGAATCTTTGTAGGCAATTTGGAAGCTTGTAGGAGATAATTTGCTgaaattttataatgatatatcCTAGTATGGGTCAAATTTAGCCATACTGCCAGACACTTGAGTCCCTTCCTTCCCAAAAGTCAGTATATTCTGTTATGGAAAatgttcttctatttctttattgatgaTTCCCtgtcctctcatttttttctctagaatccgtattatttatatgttgaaactACTGGGGGTGtgtactattttttaattatcttaatttttctccttgtcttttttctttaatgtctggGAGATTTATGCAACTCTATCTTTCAATCCTTCTACtgagtttttatagttttaattttcatgagcTCCTTTTTTGTCCTCTAAATGATTTGCtttctatagctttttttttttttcttattttacggatacaatatcttccttttttctctgggGAAtattagtgggttttttttaagttttcttctcttGCATTCTCTCCTATTTCCTTCAAGTATTTTTACTTCATGTTTGTTGGTTTCTATCTTTCAGGATAAAACACTGTTGCTATGGAATTCTATccaattttctttgttcttatcaGTTCTGCCTTTATAAATGTCCTGTACTCATTTCAGTTGCATTTTTGAGTTGTCTGTTTATATTAAGAGTGAGGCGATAAAATGTCCATAAATTCAGTGTGTGTGTTAGTGGGCATTGTCAGCCCTGGACTTCAGTGGATTTCACTTGGCTGGGCTGCTTTTATGAGGGAACCCTAATGTCTGTATCTCTAGGTTTTTCATCTTGAGCTGGGAAGATTATCCAGAGAAGGTCTTCCATTCACTTGTCCTGAGGGTAAAGACCTAACAGTGTGTGGGAGCTGTGCCAAGGATAAGACCACATGGGTCTCAGCACTGATTATAGTACTTGTTCAACCTTTGGTTTCAGACAAGTAACCCTGTAACACCACTAGACCTGATTCCCTCAGTCAGGAAACATTCTGTTttaccatttacataaaatagatCTATAGTCCTCTGCTGGAGCAGAAGTTGTCTAGACATGGGAAGTGGAGAGGTGATGTGGAATTGAATTGAGTCTCAAACTTCTAGCTGATCTCTTCTTACTAGTGCACCTTCATCACATCCAAAAGCAACTGGTTCCATGAATACTTAAGACTGTTGAGGATCTGTTACTAAGCTATCTTGATAAGAATTTTTCTCAGATCTACTTAGACAATTGCTCATCTCTCAACAAAACACTCGCAATCatcttctcttccattctttttgttcttatgtgtttattttagctgggtttaaaaagacaacaaaaggaaatgtgTATGTTCAGTTTTGGGTGTTCTTAAAACTCTTTATCTCCCAACCTTCATGTGATATCCCCCcaaaagactgataaatttgTTGGATTATATGCCCAGGTCCTCAACTTGGCACTAATCCCTGTGATCTTTGTTCTCTTGAGAATCTGGATCACCTGCTTTTCCTTGTGGTAGGCAAGGGGTCACTATATATGATCAACAACTACGTGAGAATCATACTGAGCATCAGTTCCCTAAAGAAGGGGACGTAGCACTGACAAATAGGTAGCAAATGTCCCAGACACAGGGCAGCTTTGTCCTCCAAAAGGTGCTGATCTTGAGGAAGCAAGGATTTCCCTTGGTTGCTTTGTATTCAAAAAATGTTGGCTCCATCTCAGAAACACTAGTTATCCAAGCAGAAAGCACCTCCCTTGATGTATTTCTCCATTGTAAGCCTCAGCAACATCTGTTCACACTTAGCGCTTCTGAATCAATTTATTAATGTGGATGCCCATTGGTTTGCAAGGAcagagaaggcttcccagagaaaTTCTATGCCCTGGAGAGAAAATGGAGGCTAAGGTAGGCAGCTCTTCCAGAGCTCAGGGCCTGGACTCTGGGTATACACAAGGAAAGGGGTAAATGTAGTGCTCTTCTTTTATTGGAGTGACCAGTGACAAAGGGACATGATATTTGTTTCCCTGCTTTCACCTCAGAAGTCCTAAAGGAGGGGAATCCATTGTGGAAAACAATCCATGCCCATTGTGAGGGTAGATGTTCTTTATTCTTGTAAGGATTTTGTGTTAGTTTCTGAAACATGATGCTAGGACATTCAAAATAATGCCATCCCTCTTAAGTGTTAAACCCTAAGTGGGACAAGCTTGTGGTTTCTTTTGAGACCTCTAGCTGTCTATGTCACAATGACGCAGTTTAGAAGACAATGTTTCTGAAGGACATTTTTAATGGCAAACTTTAAATGAAGTCAATCCTTGATGGCTCAATGACAATGCCTGTGtgtttttgtccttttccaacttaacaagaacaaaaaaagagcCAATTAGTCACATATGATGGGACGTGATGACATTTTTACTTCTGAACTTTCCTGGTATAAAAGGGTCACCCAAGGAGGATCTGACAGTAAGTGTGAGGAATTTGGCAAGAAAACCACTGATCTGCAGAGATTTTGGAAAATCCAAAATGATTAGgtaaaagactatctttttccacaaaaaaaactgttgaatttacatatttttttatttatacttgCCTAAATGAAACTAATcttaggggttttttttccccctaccctACAGCTCATTAAAATTCAGCCTCATTCTACTTCTGCTGAGTTCTACAATGCATGTGATCTGGTGTTATCCAGTTTCATCTTCTAAGGTAAGAGTTTTGCCTGTATTTTTGATGTTTTACTAGATGGCTTATATGTGTttatgttcaaaataatctcaagAAATATGTGACAGAGAGTAATTTCTCCTATTATTAGagctttcaatgaaaaaaatataagcagTCATAAAATTAGTAAAGAGAAGCATTTATGTGACAAAAATAATGCTAGActtgttaaaatttgtttttaaatatttagaagttgGCTCCTGCATGGAAAAGCATTCATTTTGAAGTAAAATGTGCATAGTTTTGCCCATGACAATTTAGTTATTCCACATATGTGCATTCATGATCAAAGAACATTTAACCATTGAAACCATATTACAAATACAAtagatcacttttttaaaatagtgaatttaccaatttttttaaaaaaatgctaacttttcaaatacagaatatagataaaatgacatatattgatgaaatatcacataaaatattaattcctGTGTTTATTCAAGAATATTGATTGAGATTCTAATGTTAATCATTGAACTGTTCAGAATATTCAGAAAATGAACATCTTTCTTTGGAATATTTGATGCTATTTTTACATGATATTTCAGGTGTTTTAATGTCaatactttgtttaaaatattttaaaatatttgtggtcCCTGATAACATTTTGTATTCACTGAGACTTAACCTGGCATACTGCAATTACTGAATCAATGTAATTCATGAAACTATTTTTTGGATAATGAGATGCTACACAAATCCTAAATAATAGATATATGTCCAAACATAATGATCTAGCTGTTTATATTATTGGTCTTCTTACTAATCTTTGcatctgtcatttttctttttcttgtttacttaAGTTAGcttcttttttcctgatttagtCCTATGAGCATTCAACACTAATTGAGTCATTGATTCTATAAGACATCAACCATATTGATCAAGTTGATGAGTCACAACCCATAAATTGGTATATTTTCTCAAGTGTCTTCCTAAttactttctgttcttttcccGAAGGTTTATTCATGACATTTCTGTTGAAAGAGAGGCATTTGTATgcggcttcttcttcttcttcttctttttttttttaattaagaatgtACTTTCTTCTAATGTACTTACAAATCGGCTTACctataaatgaaatgtttcttctttccatgcattttccatatttctatttttgcatGTGACAATTTCATTCTCATTATAACTCCATCATGTAGCAACGGTATCATTTTGACTGTTTAAGGTGAGTAATTACACAGACAAACGATGTATAGGCTCTTGTAGTATTTGTTGTTAACTTCGTAAAGTACATCAATTAGGCAAACATACCATATTATTCTGTTTACAAGTCAGCTCTGGCAAGGACTCCCTTCAGTGATCAGCGAAGTACATCGGTATCTTTTTAGGGATGTTTCCAGGATCTTATAATCAGAAATGATGCATTTCTTTTGCAATACAATGGTGGCCTCACGAGTATTTCTGGAAAGAACTGGAATGCTTCCCTTCCTGAAATGACTCATAGGCCCTCCTTGCTGGGGATTTAAAATAGATGGCATTATATTATGCTTAGATTTCCTCCattaacagaaggaaaaacacatCGTGGGCGTTCAAATAAGAGTTTTGATTGGTTTTCCATGACCAATATTTCTGAAATTCCCTCTGACTGTTCccaggtccaaaaaaaaaaaaaaaaaaaaaaaaggctcatgaTTTTTCCAGAGGCCAGCGGGAATGATTTACCTGGGTGCTCTGATTACTGGAACCTTCAGTAACCTATCCAGGCATGGGTGAAGCATtctagagaacatttttttttttcattttgtccccCTTTCAACTTCCAAAGTAACCTGAAACCACGCCTGTGTTCCTGCCCCAGGAAaggaaaatgtgtaattttttttttactttgtaatatGTTTCTTTCCAATTAAGACCTGTCAGCCTCCTTTTCCTCTTACTGCTCTCATGTGTTGAGAAATGGATTGGAGTCAGGTGCTTCCACTCAAATCCCTTCTTAATCTACAAGCCATttaatttctcaatttaaaaCTGAGGAAATGATAATATCACTTCATCCATAGAGCTTTCtgagaggataaaatgagatgatacacattaaggatttaccacaaagatcATTGATAAATCTTTGGTCCATTTATTGATGAAACTTGGAATTGTAACTCATCAGCATTATACTTCCTCTGAAACCACAGAGGAGGGGACATAGGACAAGTGCTGAAAATTCTTACTTGATATCTGTGTCAGGCCCATTTCTTGGGACATGCCCCTCTGCTCTTtacttggtttcttcatctggaaagtaCGGGATTGAACTGCACATTCTAGATGGCCAGATCGAGCTCTTAAGATTCCAGACATGTGCTTCTTTCAAGACTAAGTACCCCCTCCACTATCTGGGCCTTTAAACCACTGATGAGGAACTGAACCAAAGTCAAAAGATGAAGATGCTATTGTTCAAGAAGCAAGATAGCTTTGTGGAGAATCTTGGTAAATGGCCCACGAcaaatcccagaagaaaaagtGTTTCCAACTGAAACCTGAAGCTTGGTTATCATGGGTTGTTTTTtcttagtaaatttttaaaaacttcccagGACTAATTAGTGCCACTTGAAAGATTCTTTATAAAGTAATAGCAACAAGATAACTATGTATGGTGTATGATGCAAATCCCGAATAATAGCGTTTACATAAGTAGCATAAAAATTAGACAGGAGAGTAGATAgctctgaataatattttgtatttagatAAAGCATATGTCGTGTTCTCGTAAAATTTCCCCCTTGAAAGGTTAGAGACATTGAACTTATAGCCTTAAGGTTTTGAAAATTGTTACTATTGAAATAAGTTTTTAACCCTAAAGTTGTATTCTCTCCCTCGTCCCCCATCTGAATTGCCAGGTGTCTGgaaaatctgattattttctcATCCTGCTGAACACCTGCCCAACCAGGATGGACAGAAGCGAGGGACTAGATTTTCTAAAGCCAATTTTCAAGAAGACGCTTATGAAAAGGTCCTTTCGCAATGGAGTTGGCACAGGGATGAAAAAAACTTCCTTTCGAAGAGCAAAATCATGAATAAGTGTGCAAAGGACTCTGGGAATTAATTTCAAACTTTGTAGAGTGTGACTAATGTGCTAAAAGTCAGTTATATCTTTATCATTAAGTATTGGTGTGCTCTCAATTCTTAAATATCATTTCTCTCTGAGCTAGTACGGAgtaaattgagtttaaaaaaatgtaaacctgCCTCAAACTTCCCCTGCAAGAGAATAAACTATTTATGTGATCAGTTAGCAACTTCCCTGGCTAAGGATGGACACATTTGCTTTGATCTTAAATTGGCTAGAAAGTATGAGCATTTTTACTGTAATGACAATGGTATGATTACTTTCCTGCCTGTAATACCGTAATATCataattctgatttctttttcttttaaatatgactTTCTGAGATAACTCAGCAGGGCCAATTCTTTTAGGATGTGCTTTTTTAGTTTCAAAGAGAGTCTTGTGAGATTAACCAAAGTTAAGGTTCATGCTACCACAGTATTTTCCTTAATCGATTGATTGATACCAGAAACAAACATCACCTGCACCCTCTGGGAGTAACGCTTGCTGTTCTTTCCAACAAATATACTTGgacatggatttttgttttgccttggaagtttgttatttccttttaccTTAAAACATAGAAACCCTGCTAGTAACAATAATTGCAACAGAGAGACTGTTGGTTGCCCTGTGGGGTGGGAAAGTCCTTTGTGAGCCAGTTCCCCCAAACTGTGCTGATGAACAGACcactccttccctctccaggaaAGACCTGGACTCTCCTTCCACTGAAACTCCTgacatttctcctcctcctccccctccccttccccctcctcctccttcttcttcttcctcttcttttttaagtaggctccatgcccagggtggagcccagtatggggcttgaacccatgaccctgagatcaagacctgagctgagatcaagagttggatgcttaactaactgagccacctaggtgcctcctgacattacttcttttaaaaggataatacattGGTTGACGTGTTATTTCTTCAAAGGTCTAACTTTAATAAATGTGTACATGCATGTCTGattctgcatgtgtgtgttgcACACACTAAAGGGTGTTCTGACTGAGAAAATCATTGTGTTTTCCACTTCAATCTATGTGTATAGGCACAGATGAGGTGAAAAAGTCCTcatgcactttatttattttattttttatttatttatttatttattttttcctcatgcaCTTTAAAATGGACTAGAGACCCTCATGTCCTTTTGCTTTCTATCCCCATGATCCTGACCTTTGTTCCTCTGGGGACAATTTTAGAAATCTAAACAGCTGGTCAGTGGTAGCTCCACCCTCCCTACCTTCTATGACTGAACTTCTTTCAGAGCATCTGGAAATGCAATGAAGGGGTTTATCTGTTAGTAAAGTCCTGCCTGCTGAAAGGCTCTGTAGCACCATGAGGCCTAATGGGTGAGATACAAAGAGCTTCCAATAAACTGGAAAATTGAGCAGTAGACTGTCAAGGAAtctagtttggttttttttttttaaatctgcctgGCATTATAGGTAGGGAGGCTAATTAGCTAGCCCAATAGGTGTTATTTACTCCTGCAAAGTTGAAAAATAGTTACTGCATTAATATGCTCATGTTAAGTGTGGTGTTGATTGGGCATCTTGTGTAGGGAAGAGTTTATTGTTGCAAAGGAATCTTCCTGATTTTCtatttgcatttatatgaatTGGTTGGAGtaataaaacactaaaaacataATTGGAaaaattcttttcccatttctggATCTAAAATATCATTCTAACCTCAGGGGGAAAAAGGCCTATGAAAAAGTAGTGGCACTCTAAAAAACATAGCAGAGTAAAAGCTGGCAGTGGGGAAGTTTACTTTCTGATGCAGAATTGTACCTCTTGCTAGGGTTTTAGGAATAAGTGTTTAAGA is a window encoding:
- the NPS gene encoding neuropeptide S; amino-acid sequence: MTFLLLNFPGIKGSPKEDLTVSVRNLARKPLICRDFGKSKMISSLKFSLILLLLSSTMHVIWCYPVSSSKVSGKSDYFLILLNTCPTRMDRSEGLDFLKPIFKKTLMKRSFRNGVGTGMKKTSFRRAKS